A genomic window from Daphnia carinata strain CSIRO-1 chromosome 9, CSIRO_AGI_Dcar_HiC_V3, whole genome shotgun sequence includes:
- the LOC132088296 gene encoding uncharacterized protein LOC132088296, with protein sequence MNSMRDVNHIAKFNGQNFPLWKLGFWILLQQHELVKIVTGDETIPVENVVEGSITNAEAIAAWHTKDTLARGYIISTIESQQQRSLINCTTANQMWVRLTAQYLRNAVENRYALQTRFFGYRYKPDQDIITHITEIETMATQLTDIGAPVDVIS encoded by the exons ATGAATTCAATGCGAGATGTCAATCATATTGCTAAATTTAACGGGCAGAATTTTCCACTATGGAAACTTGGATTTTGGATCCTACTGCAGCAGCACGAGCTGGTTAAAATTGTAACTGGTGATGAAACTATTCCCGTAGAG AATGTTGTCGAAGGAAGCATCACCAATGCTGAGGCCATTGCAGCATGGCACACCAAAGACACACTTGCCCGTGGCTATATCATCTCAACGATTGAGAGTCAACAACAAAGGTCTCTAATCAACTGCACTACCGCCAACCAAATGTGGGTACGTCTGACAGCCCAATATCTCCGAAACGCTGTAGAGAATCGTTATGCTTTACAAACGAGATTCTTTGGGTATCGCTACAAGCCTGATCAAGATATCATCACTCATATCACGGAAATAGAGACGATGGCCACACAACTTACAGACATTGGGGCACCTGTTGATGTCATTTCATAA